A single genomic interval of Flavobacterium sp. N2820 harbors:
- a CDS encoding 6-pyruvoyl trahydropterin synthase family protein, giving the protein MIVTVSRKAHFNAAHRLYRKDWTMEKNQEVFGKCNNPNFHGHNYELIVSVTGEVDQETGYVIDTKILSDLIKEHIEEAFDHKNLNEDVPEFAALNPTAEHIAYIIWNKLRVLIAPDKVLEITLYETPRNFVTYKGN; this is encoded by the coding sequence ATGATAGTAACTGTTTCAAGAAAAGCCCATTTTAACGCCGCACATCGATTGTATCGAAAAGATTGGACTATGGAAAAAAATCAGGAAGTATTTGGTAAATGCAACAATCCAAATTTTCATGGTCATAATTACGAATTAATTGTATCAGTTACGGGTGAAGTTGATCAAGAAACAGGATATGTTATTGATACTAAAATTTTGTCTGATTTGATTAAAGAGCATATTGAAGAAGCTTTTGATCATAAAAATTTAAATGAAGATGTTCCTGAATTTGCGGCTTTGAACCCAACAGCCGAACATATAGCATACATTATTTGGAATAAACTTCGTGTTTTAATAGCACCAGATAAAGTCTTAGAAATTACATTATATGAAACGCCGAGAAACTTTGTAACGTATAAAGGAAATTAA
- a CDS encoding cold shock domain-containing protein, with translation MARPQETFNKKEQEKLRAKKKKEKQEKKEARKANPKLSGEDIYVYVDENGHLTNTPPDPSKKIIVDVESIEINTSRRTAAEEAPVDRRGTIDFFNESKGFGFIKEIETGEKYFVHISGLLDDVKEGNLVTYELEKGAKGMNAVRVKKI, from the coding sequence ATGGCTAGACCACAGGAAACTTTTAACAAAAAAGAACAAGAGAAACTTAGAGCTAAGAAAAAGAAAGAAAAACAAGAAAAAAAGGAAGCTCGCAAAGCAAATCCAAAATTATCGGGAGAGGATATCTATGTGTATGTCGATGAAAATGGACACTTAACAAACACACCGCCAGATCCTTCTAAAAAAATCATTGTAGACGTAGAAAGCATTGAAATCAATACTTCTAGAAGAACAGCTGCTGAAGAAGCACCTGTAGATAGAAGAGGAACAATTGATTTTTTCAACGAATCTAAAGGTTTTGGTTTCATTAAAGAAATTGAAACAGGTGAAAAATATTTCGTTCACATCAGTGGTCTTTTAGACGATGTAAAAGAAGGAAACTTAGTAACCTATGAATTAGAAAAAGGAGCTAAAGGAATGAATGCCGTTAGAGTTAAAAAAATATAA
- a CDS encoding type I phosphomannose isomerase catalytic subunit, whose amino-acid sequence MNMKFYPLTFIPILKDRIWGGTKLKSYLNKPIVSETTGESWEISTVPGDVSIVATGVFEGKNINEIIDLYPLEILGKSVIARFGKQFPLLFKFIDAKEDLSIQLHPNDELAKERHNSFGKTEMWYVMQADEAARLVVGFKNDSNPEEYLEKLESKNLVSLLNEYPVKKGDVFFLETGTIHAIGAGVVVAEIQQTSDVTYRIYDWDRVDANGIGRELHTELALEAINYNTTDSKIEYSELPNHSSSVVDCSYFKTNIIALQDCFLWKKSKDAFTVFMCTNGQFELVLNGEIMRYQMGDTILIPAIIDHLTLKGKATLLEISI is encoded by the coding sequence CTGAACATGAAGTTTTATCCTTTAACCTTTATCCCTATTCTGAAAGACCGCATTTGGGGCGGAACCAAGTTAAAATCTTATCTAAACAAGCCAATCGTTTCTGAAACTACTGGTGAAAGTTGGGAGATTTCAACGGTTCCTGGGGATGTTAGTATAGTTGCAACTGGTGTTTTTGAAGGAAAAAACATTAATGAAATTATTGATTTATATCCACTAGAAATTTTAGGAAAATCTGTAATTGCTCGTTTTGGAAAACAATTCCCATTATTGTTTAAATTTATTGATGCTAAAGAAGATTTGTCGATACAGTTGCATCCCAATGACGAATTAGCAAAAGAACGCCATAATTCATTTGGAAAAACTGAAATGTGGTATGTAATGCAAGCCGACGAAGCAGCTCGTTTAGTAGTAGGTTTTAAAAATGATTCCAATCCGGAAGAATATTTAGAAAAATTAGAAAGCAAGAATTTAGTCTCTTTATTAAATGAATATCCCGTAAAAAAAGGCGATGTTTTCTTTTTAGAAACTGGTACTATTCATGCAATTGGAGCAGGAGTTGTAGTTGCAGAAATTCAGCAGACCAGTGATGTTACTTATCGAATTTACGATTGGGATAGAGTTGATGCTAACGGAATAGGAAGAGAACTGCATACCGAGTTAGCCTTGGAAGCCATTAATTACAATACTACTGATTCAAAAATTGAATATTCTGAATTACCAAATCATTCTTCGTCTGTGGTGGATTGTTCTTATTTTAAAACGAATATTATTGCCCTACAAGATTGTTTTCTGTGGAAAAAATCCAAAGACGCTTTTACTGTTTTTATGTGTACCAATGGACAATTTGAATTGGTTTTAAATGGTGAAATTATGCGTTATCAAATGGGTGATACGATTTTGATTCCTGCAATTATAGATCATTTAACACTCAAAGGAAAAGCTACTTTATTAGAAATTTCGATATAA
- the idi gene encoding isopentenyl-diphosphate Delta-isomerase, with translation MKEEQVILVNENDEPIGLMNKMEAHEKAVLHRAFSVFILNDKNEVMLQQRAHHKYHSPLLWTNTCCSHQRAGETNIEAGKRRLFEEMGFEADLKELFHFIYKAPFDNGLTEHELDHVMIGYYNDKPIINVDEVESWKWMKIESIKEDMIQNPALYTVWFKIIFDQFYHYLEDHKI, from the coding sequence ATGAAAGAAGAACAAGTGATATTGGTAAACGAAAATGATGAGCCAATTGGACTGATGAATAAGATGGAAGCGCATGAAAAAGCAGTTTTACACAGAGCGTTTTCTGTTTTTATTTTAAACGATAAGAATGAAGTTATGTTGCAACAACGCGCTCATCATAAATATCATTCGCCGTTATTGTGGACCAATACTTGTTGTAGCCATCAAAGAGCTGGAGAAACAAATATTGAAGCTGGAAAACGTCGTTTGTTTGAGGAAATGGGTTTTGAGGCAGATTTAAAAGAATTGTTTCATTTTATATACAAAGCACCTTTTGATAATGGTTTAACCGAACACGAATTAGACCACGTTATGATTGGTTATTATAACGACAAGCCTATCATTAATGTCGACGAAGTGGAAAGTTGGAAATGGATGAAAATTGAGTCAATTAAAGAGGATATGATTCAAAATCCAGCTTTGTACACCGTTTGGTTTAAAATTATTTTCGACCAATTTTATCACTATCTAGAAGATCATAAAATTTAA
- a CDS encoding peroxiredoxin codes for MSIQIGDKLPHFTAVKQDGTAFDSHFVQHKPVVIYFYPKDNTPGCTTQACSFRDAYQDFQDLGAEVIGVSGDSVSSHQNFQQKHRLPFILLSDTDRKLRKLFGVPTALFGLVPGRVTYVFDATGKAIYIFDNMSAKNHITKALTAIKNSK; via the coding sequence ATGTCAATTCAAATAGGTGATAAATTGCCTCATTTTACAGCAGTTAAACAAGACGGAACAGCTTTCGATAGTCATTTTGTACAACACAAACCTGTTGTGATTTATTTTTATCCAAAAGACAATACGCCAGGTTGTACTACGCAAGCGTGTAGTTTTAGAGACGCCTATCAAGATTTCCAGGATTTGGGTGCAGAAGTTATAGGTGTAAGTGGTGATTCGGTTAGTTCGCATCAAAATTTTCAACAAAAGCATCGTTTGCCTTTTATTTTACTTTCGGATACAGATAGAAAACTACGCAAGTTATTTGGAGTTCCAACGGCGCTTTTTGGACTAGTTCCTGGTAGAGTTACCTATGTATTTGACGCTACAGGAAAAGCAATTTATATTTTTGATAATATGAGTGCTAAAAACCACATTACAAAAGCGTTAACTGCAATTAAAAATTCGAAATAA